The Apibacter raozihei genome contains a region encoding:
- a CDS encoding DUF3857 domain-containing protein, translating to MMKKNISVFLLLLSLCLFSQNKTEEKIWNLLLNNQRNEARNLFDKQLSKTRTTNFEHLYLDAVISMEEGMFFFDDTFVKNFVKISPDEAYVYPLLSYPFMLTDKAFGIDLFTPVKLDVLSSNEKYSSELSVGMLKAYYDVLRGNNENSKKILEKIQPIIHWQYCGVFENLNGSGMDIEYEPETYANNDKLFTTNTHGLVGWYNQKHFQNLGGFHFYSNELEYGSGIMYAQTFIDNPVEQEVNLLVSTECEYKIFLNDCEIYSTLNKGNYEYGGVSLKVKLSQGVNRLVIKSELQDKTTIIARITDEHDRPVTGLHFYDQYTEYKKSSIEELNVEEQEFKFVTFLKQKIKEQPSSIVNKLLLLNGYLNNKQNTQAHDLLVELENKYPKSSLLRVLKMKYNTNISEDQLANEILKNIQMDDPKYYLSYVSKIKDSNWMSTASINELEEMSRNLANTKAEVFKFVIDMVIDARKQDLAGMLDKSNKILDTSYQNSSILLEFINVFDYIKNPDDNAVLRLEKALEQMDNFDIVNELLNRYSIENKDEKYKELLLSFIDKYPQLNVYRMKYVELLNKEQKFEEALEQSFESLANFPYSYTVLSNIGYLYMNVNDKQKSIEYINKSLSHNSTNISLYNFLKDINNEDDEIDQVAKKDLYKLIKERRNTQWVGEKGTTRLLDEYIVNVFPEGGYKTRATLIYEITSEQGIEELKEYYLGYAVNIVKSEIVKPDETIIPADKNSGTLVFPKLEIGDVVLIQYEKIERTSGRFYKDFNEVSYFNSVYPVVESTFTVITPEKTTYQTYINHSNVQAKTKKINKKIYTSWTLTNLKPLDNNEYFSRPFSDSQISVRVSTIKTWGDIVNWYADLVNKVMVYDKKTELAFNQIFPSGISSLSPSERAEKIYNYIQKNIKYSYVDFRQSGHIPQKPSRTIQTKLGDCKDLSTLFVILARQAGLEADLVLVLTNDHAANALSLPSANFNHCIARVTIEGKDLFLELTDNYLPFKAGSLHNYKAKALVIKQDKNTHDQAKLIELDFKNNLQSKTKIEAYVEVNPDNKKIKLIQSYYGASKSYYNRLFSETYSEKERKESIQEIIGRILNKTIAVKSMEVVKGKDLTADPLQIEIEIQISEKPKKIGSMNLLSVPFLSQAYNKQVIITENRTSDIYYVNYESENEYEEEIHLKLPEGSTFVEIPSAKKYQYGNRTYELTYDVISPAHLKVTKKVKTSWEDVSVQQYPEFKKFVEEVLEAEDDIIGYK from the coding sequence ATGATGAAAAAAAACATATCAGTTTTTTTATTATTACTCAGTCTATGCCTATTTTCTCAAAACAAAACAGAAGAAAAAATCTGGAACTTACTGTTAAATAATCAAAGAAACGAAGCAAGAAATCTCTTTGACAAACAATTAAGTAAAACCCGAACTACCAACTTTGAACATTTATACCTCGATGCGGTAATCAGTATGGAAGAAGGAATGTTTTTTTTTGATGATACCTTTGTTAAAAATTTTGTAAAGATTTCGCCGGATGAAGCCTATGTATATCCTCTGCTTTCTTATCCGTTTATGCTAACTGACAAAGCATTTGGCATTGATTTATTTACACCCGTCAAACTAGATGTTTTATCATCAAACGAGAAATATTCCTCCGAATTATCCGTAGGTATGTTAAAAGCCTATTACGATGTTTTGAGAGGAAACAATGAAAACTCAAAGAAAATTTTAGAAAAAATTCAACCCATCATTCACTGGCAGTACTGCGGAGTATTTGAAAATCTCAACGGAAGCGGTATGGATATAGAATATGAGCCGGAAACCTATGCCAATAATGATAAATTATTTACAACCAATACGCATGGGTTAGTGGGATGGTACAATCAGAAACATTTTCAGAATCTAGGAGGTTTTCATTTTTATTCCAATGAACTGGAATATGGATCAGGGATCATGTATGCTCAAACATTTATCGATAATCCGGTAGAGCAGGAAGTAAATTTACTGGTGAGCACAGAATGTGAATATAAAATATTTTTAAATGATTGCGAGATCTATTCAACATTAAATAAAGGAAACTATGAATATGGAGGAGTCTCTCTTAAAGTAAAGCTCAGCCAGGGAGTAAACCGATTAGTAATTAAATCTGAATTACAGGATAAAACCACTATTATAGCACGTATTACAGATGAACATGATCGACCGGTTACAGGATTACATTTTTATGATCAATACACAGAATATAAAAAATCCAGCATTGAAGAACTTAACGTTGAAGAACAGGAATTTAAATTTGTAACATTTTTAAAACAAAAAATAAAAGAGCAGCCATCGTCTATAGTAAATAAGCTTCTCTTGCTCAATGGGTATTTAAATAATAAGCAGAATACCCAGGCACATGATCTGTTGGTTGAATTAGAAAATAAATACCCTAAATCTTCCTTGCTAAGAGTACTGAAAATGAAGTATAACACAAACATATCAGAAGATCAGTTAGCCAACGAAATTTTAAAAAATATTCAGATGGATGATCCTAAGTATTATTTATCATATGTAAGTAAAATTAAAGATTCCAATTGGATGTCAACGGCATCTATTAACGAATTGGAAGAAATGAGCAGAAATCTGGCAAATACAAAAGCTGAAGTTTTCAAATTTGTCATTGATATGGTTATAGATGCTAGAAAGCAGGACTTGGCAGGGATGTTAGATAAGTCAAATAAAATTTTAGATACATCTTATCAAAACTCTTCCATACTATTAGAATTTATTAATGTATTTGATTACATAAAAAATCCAGATGACAATGCGGTTCTGAGGTTGGAAAAAGCTTTAGAGCAAATGGATAATTTTGATATTGTAAATGAGTTGTTGAATAGATATAGCATAGAAAATAAAGACGAAAAATATAAAGAATTATTGCTTTCGTTTATAGATAAATATCCGCAACTAAATGTTTACAGGATGAAGTATGTAGAGCTTTTAAACAAAGAACAAAAATTTGAAGAAGCTTTAGAACAGTCTTTCGAGTCTCTCGCTAATTTTCCATATTCATATACCGTATTATCAAATATAGGATACTTATATATGAATGTGAACGATAAACAGAAATCGATAGAATATATAAATAAATCCTTATCCCATAACTCTACGAATATTAGTTTGTATAACTTCTTGAAAGATATTAATAATGAAGATGATGAGATAGATCAGGTAGCAAAAAAGGATTTATATAAATTAATAAAAGAGAGGCGTAACACCCAATGGGTAGGAGAGAAAGGAACTACGCGGTTGCTGGACGAGTATATTGTCAATGTTTTTCCTGAGGGAGGATATAAAACCCGGGCCACACTTATCTATGAAATAACATCAGAACAGGGAATAGAAGAATTGAAAGAATATTATTTAGGATACGCGGTAAATATCGTAAAATCAGAAATAGTGAAACCAGATGAAACTATAATTCCGGCAGATAAAAATTCCGGAACCTTAGTATTTCCTAAATTGGAAATTGGCGACGTAGTGCTTATCCAATACGAAAAAATCGAACGCACATCCGGGCGTTTCTATAAAGATTTTAACGAAGTATCCTATTTTAACAGCGTCTATCCGGTGGTTGAGTCCACTTTTACAGTCATTACTCCGGAAAAAACCACCTATCAGACCTATATCAACCACAGTAACGTGCAGGCAAAAACAAAAAAGATAAATAAAAAAATCTATACAAGCTGGACGTTGACCAATCTAAAACCTTTAGACAACAACGAATATTTCTCAAGACCCTTTTCAGATTCACAAATTTCAGTGAGGGTATCCACCATTAAAACCTGGGGAGATATTGTTAACTGGTATGCCGATTTGGTAAACAAGGTCATGGTATATGATAAAAAAACAGAACTGGCATTTAATCAAATATTTCCTTCCGGAATTTCTTCCTTATCACCCAGTGAAAGAGCAGAAAAAATATACAACTATATACAGAAAAATATCAAATACAGCTATGTTGATTTCAGGCAGAGCGGGCACATCCCGCAGAAACCTTCAAGAACCATTCAAACCAAACTGGGAGATTGTAAAGATTTATCCACCCTTTTTGTGATTTTAGCCAGACAAGCCGGATTAGAAGCTGATCTGGTATTGGTTCTGACGAATGATCATGCCGCTAATGCCTTGTCGCTTCCAAGTGCTAACTTTAACCACTGCATTGCCCGGGTAACTATAGAGGGTAAAGATTTATTTTTAGAACTAACGGATAATTACCTTCCTTTCAAAGCCGGCTCTTTACATAACTATAAAGCGAAAGCGTTAGTTATTAAGCAGGATAAAAATACTCACGATCAGGCGAAGCTTATAGAATTGGATTTTAAGAATAATCTTCAGAGTAAAACCAAGATAGAAGCTTACGTAGAGGTCAATCCGGATAATAAAAAAATAAAACTGATTCAGTCTTATTACGGAGCATCCAAATCCTACTACAATCGATTATTTTCTGAAACATACTCAGAAAAAGAAAGAAAAGAGAGCATACAGGAAATCATAGGACGAATACTCAATAAAACCATAGCCGTTAAATCTATGGAAGTAGTAAAAGGAAAAGATTTAACAGCCGATCCTCTCCAGATTGAAATTGAAATTCAGATTTCCGAAAAGCCTAAAAAAATCGGAAGTATGAATTTACTTTCAGTACCGTTTTTATCACAGGCGTATAACAAGCAGGTGATTATTACTGAGAATAGAACTTCAGATATTTACTATGTAAACTACGAATCGGAAAATGAATATGAAGAAGAAATTCATTTGAAATTACCCGAAGGTTCCACCTTTGTTGAAATTCCTTCCGCTAAGAAATATCAGTACGGAAACAGAACATATGAGCTCACGTATGACGTGATTTCCCCGGCACATTTAAAAGTGACGAAAAAAGTAAAAACTTCCTGGGAAGATGTATCCGTACAGCAATATCCCGAATTTAAAAAATTTGTAGAAGAAGTATTGGAAGCAGAAGATGATATTATAGGATACAAATAA
- a CDS encoding AMP-dependent synthetase/ligase — protein sequence MGVTRLFDILAHQSKNHPIEKSLVTKKNGIWEETSTESLISQVNQVSRGLLKYGIKPGDKIAVITTVNRTEWLIIDYAVQQVGAVTVPIYPTLSKEDFKYVLNDSKSIFCFVSDIELYDKIQNIREDCAELVSIFTFDEVEGATCLTAISDMGEDDSTQYEVDSLKDMAQPEDLVTLIYTSGTTGRPKGVMLTHKNIVSNVLNSHERVLMEHDKNFRVLSFLPICHVLERMVTYIFMYRSYSIFFAESIEKLALNLKEVKPHIITAVPRVVEKLYTAIYSKGTSGGWLKSQIFLWSLKVAEKFEPFQPAGFKHKFADMLVYRKWREGLGGDIRLIVCGSAALSGKLNRIFFAAGLPIMEGYGLTETSPVIAVNGNDKSLFRFGTVGPLIKESQVKIAEDGEILTQGPNVFIGYYNQEEKTKESFTEDGWFKTGDIGFMEDGFLTITDRKKEIFKTSGGKYITPQITENFLKQSRFIEQAMVVGDGEKMPCAIIQPDFKFIKEYIKFKHLPISTSGSQEEIIQNESIQNRIMKEVEKVNELLGHWEQIKKIELTPQTWSVEGGELTPTLKLRRKIIKEKYIDLYNKMYQE from the coding sequence ATGGGAGTAACGAGATTATTTGACATCCTGGCGCATCAATCGAAGAATCACCCGATTGAAAAGTCTCTGGTGACTAAAAAAAACGGAATATGGGAAGAAACCTCAACCGAGTCTTTGATAAGTCAGGTAAACCAGGTAAGCAGGGGGCTTCTTAAATATGGAATTAAGCCGGGAGATAAAATAGCGGTTATAACTACCGTAAACCGTACGGAATGGTTGATTATCGATTATGCCGTGCAGCAGGTAGGAGCGGTTACCGTACCTATTTACCCTACCTTGAGTAAAGAAGACTTTAAGTATGTCCTGAACGATAGTAAATCTATATTTTGTTTTGTTTCCGATATAGAATTATACGATAAAATACAGAATATCAGGGAAGATTGTGCTGAGCTGGTAAGCATCTTTACCTTTGATGAGGTAGAAGGCGCTACCTGTTTGACGGCTATCAGCGATATGGGAGAAGATGATTCCACCCAGTACGAAGTAGATAGCCTGAAAGATATGGCTCAGCCGGAGGATCTGGTTACCCTTATTTATACGTCCGGTACCACAGGCAGACCCAAAGGAGTGATGCTTACCCATAAAAACATTGTTTCCAATGTTTTGAACAGCCACGAACGAGTATTGATGGAGCACGATAAAAATTTCAGAGTCCTGAGTTTTCTTCCCATCTGTCATGTATTGGAACGAATGGTTACCTATATATTCATGTATAGATCGTACAGTATATTTTTTGCCGAAAGCATTGAAAAGCTGGCCCTGAATTTAAAAGAAGTAAAACCCCATATCATTACTGCCGTACCCAGGGTGGTCGAAAAATTGTATACCGCAATTTACTCCAAAGGAACCTCCGGTGGCTGGTTAAAATCACAGATATTTTTATGGTCGTTAAAAGTTGCCGAAAAATTTGAGCCCTTTCAGCCGGCCGGATTTAAGCACAAATTCGCAGACATGCTTGTTTACCGTAAATGGAGAGAAGGATTGGGGGGAGATATCAGGCTTATAGTTTGTGGAAGTGCAGCACTTTCCGGAAAATTGAACCGTATATTCTTTGCCGCCGGACTTCCGATCATGGAAGGATACGGATTAACCGAAACTTCCCCGGTAATAGCTGTAAATGGCAATGACAAAAGTTTATTTCGCTTCGGTACCGTGGGCCCGCTAATTAAAGAATCTCAGGTAAAAATAGCGGAAGACGGGGAAATTCTGACCCAGGGGCCTAATGTTTTTATCGGTTATTATAATCAGGAAGAAAAAACCAAAGAATCATTTACGGAAGACGGATGGTTTAAAACCGGAGATATTGGCTTTATGGAAGATGGATTTTTAACCATTACCGACAGAAAAAAAGAAATATTTAAAACCTCCGGCGGAAAATACATTACGCCCCAGATTACGGAAAACTTTTTAAAACAATCCCGGTTTATAGAGCAGGCGATGGTGGTAGGAGACGGTGAAAAAATGCCATGTGCTATCATACAGCCCGATTTCAAATTTATCAAAGAGTATATTAAATTCAAGCATTTACCCATAAGTACCTCCGGTTCGCAGGAAGAAATCATCCAAAATGAAAGTATTCAAAACAGAATCATGAAGGAAGTAGAAAAAGTGAACGAACTGTTAGGACACTGGGAACAGATTAAAAAAATAGAGCTCACTCCTCAGACATGGTCCGTGGAAGGAGGGGAACTAACACCTACCCTCAAGCTCAGAAGAAAAATAATCAAAGAAAAATACATCGATTTGTATAACAAAATGTACCAGGAATAG
- a CDS encoding DUF493 family protein, whose translation MEKKNKIEILENANQNPEEFYTRFQEQLDKEHSFPGNYMFKFIIPTESKKIAQLHKIFDHGSATFSMKESKNNKYTSVTITMYVADSTSVIEYYKEAAGIENIVML comes from the coding sequence ATGGAAAAGAAAAATAAAATTGAAATCTTGGAAAATGCCAACCAGAATCCGGAAGAATTTTATACAAGATTCCAGGAGCAATTAGATAAAGAACATAGTTTTCCTGGAAATTATATGTTTAAATTTATAATTCCGACAGAAAGTAAAAAGATTGCACAGTTACATAAAATATTTGATCACGGTTCAGCCACCTTTTCAATGAAGGAAAGTAAAAACAACAAATATACCAGTGTAACCATAACCATGTATGTGGCAGATTCCACATCCGTGATAGAATACTACAAAGAAGCAGCAGGTATTGAAAATATTGTGATGCTCTAA
- a CDS encoding type VI secretion system Vgr family protein, translating to MDYFNQTNLKLELKQSFSGHHEFELTADPDEFSESKAYPLENSRRHLGKRITFSFRQYGRVMSQFIGVITQISSRIQNGSKHIVLRGKSPSVLMENGRHCRSFEDSSFEDIVKKVTAGYPQDLVNFDLNPNYKEKLPYTVQMNESDYHFLRRLSQRYGENLHYTGEQFRFSAWGGKIVELTEGEDIYDYELKMEIKPQQFSSSVYDPKQAEDYSVDSSSQSVQASENPFQQFAQNASASAFNVSPSGHYLQNPADASQLQRSVEREKRNRQNLVYMEATTNHPELQVGTVVKMMAWMPGHEIFKSGKVPVESYKITEITHHFADGEGYTNSFKGIPKDLSVPDVYEENAFPKADLQHATVTDNQDPLKMGRVRVQFTWQKPENSQSPWVQVIQPHAGSGKGTYLNPEIGETVLVAFQGGNAEYPVVLGTTYNGGEIAAYYTEGNDLKVIQTRSGTKIVFNDAEGQGSILIEDPSGNRMFMDGEGNISMNAPRNFSINVGENMDISVAKNLSIDVGENINQTAGNDIYQTASGNIMETSDNRTEIVENTFRRNSSVSDEVSNEAQIFSNQENMTLQSGQTVMLNSSEKSNLF from the coding sequence GTGGATTATTTCAACCAGACCAACCTGAAGCTGGAGCTGAAGCAGTCCTTTAGCGGACACCACGAGTTTGAGCTTACCGCCGACCCCGACGAATTTTCCGAATCCAAAGCCTATCCGCTGGAAAACTCCCGCCGCCATCTGGGTAAGAGGATCACATTTTCCTTCCGGCAGTACGGCCGGGTGATGAGTCAGTTTATTGGCGTAATCACCCAGATATCCAGCCGGATACAAAACGGCTCCAAACATATTGTTTTACGCGGAAAATCGCCCTCTGTCCTGATGGAAAACGGAAGGCACTGCCGCAGCTTTGAAGATTCCAGCTTCGAAGACATTGTAAAAAAAGTAACCGCCGGCTATCCGCAGGATTTGGTAAACTTTGACCTCAATCCTAATTACAAAGAAAAACTTCCCTATACCGTACAGATGAACGAAAGCGATTACCACTTTTTGCGGAGGCTTTCCCAAAGGTACGGGGAAAATTTGCACTATACCGGCGAGCAGTTCCGTTTCTCCGCCTGGGGCGGAAAAATCGTAGAGCTTACCGAAGGCGAAGATATTTACGATTATGAGCTTAAAATGGAAATCAAGCCTCAGCAGTTCAGCAGCTCGGTGTACGATCCCAAGCAGGCGGAAGACTATAGCGTAGATTCCTCCTCGCAATCCGTGCAGGCCTCGGAAAACCCTTTCCAGCAATTTGCCCAGAATGCCTCGGCCTCAGCCTTTAACGTATCCCCTTCGGGACATTACCTTCAAAATCCTGCCGATGCCTCGCAGCTGCAACGCTCGGTAGAAAGGGAAAAAAGAAACAGGCAGAACCTGGTGTATATGGAAGCCACCACCAACCATCCGGAGCTACAGGTAGGCACGGTCGTAAAGATGATGGCCTGGATGCCAGGCCATGAAATATTCAAATCGGGAAAAGTACCGGTAGAATCCTATAAAATCACGGAAATTACCCATCATTTTGCCGATGGCGAAGGCTATACCAATAGTTTTAAAGGCATACCCAAAGACCTTAGCGTACCCGATGTGTACGAAGAAAACGCCTTTCCGAAAGCCGATTTGCAGCATGCCACCGTAACCGACAATCAGGACCCGCTGAAGATGGGACGTGTGCGGGTACAGTTTACCTGGCAAAAGCCCGAAAACAGCCAGAGCCCCTGGGTGCAGGTCATACAGCCCCATGCGGGAAGCGGCAAAGGCACTTACCTGAATCCTGAGATAGGCGAAACCGTATTGGTAGCCTTTCAGGGAGGAAATGCCGAATATCCGGTAGTATTGGGAACCACTTACAACGGAGGAGAAATAGCGGCCTACTATACCGAAGGAAACGACCTCAAAGTCATACAGACCCGTAGCGGAACCAAAATCGTATTTAACGATGCCGAAGGACAGGGTTCCATTCTGATTGAAGACCCCAGCGGTAACCGTATGTTTATGGACGGGGAAGGAAATATCTCCATGAATGCTCCCAGGAATTTTTCAATAAATGTTGGTGAAAATATGGATATAAGTGTTGCTAAAAACCTGTCTATAGACGTTGGCGAGAATATAAACCAGACTGCAGGAAACGATATATACCAGACAGCTTCAGGGAATATTATGGAAACTTCTGATAACCGTACAGAGATAGTAGAAAATACTTTCAGAAGAAATTCATCTGTATCCGATGAAGTTTCTAATGAGGCACAGATTTTCAGCAATCAGGAAAACATGACCTTACAGAGTGGACAGACTGTAATGCTGAACAGTTCAGAGAAGTCTAATTTATTTTAA
- a CDS encoding DUF2931 family protein, with protein MEEKEEQFTWLGTVSAPAEYPVYPYSGAIIAKDFSYSFDHIWGVCGSGWGNDSGTMSVSTERMSVPDSLEFTWYSVKENKFYTGKWKLPHERIYNLFKDGFIDGFSGKHETYNNIIIGLAPKGRVTVWLGGGQQVEVTSLQAHDTLLTRELVYEDFKYVFDEDFSERNMGYMLPEVKEKIKKYGYPSPDIYETYKKKYLWRPILNIPELDKLRFFGISYYNGEMEDILNDIYFKREYKIRAIPKNFGFFWFDKKGEEFYVKIKEFEEKEIFQAFAKLGNSTPIDFVVEIKDKNSVPRLYFTNKRDTVEIKSSKPIFIPASK; from the coding sequence ATGGAAGAAAAAGAAGAACAATTCACATGGTTGGGTACGGTTTCTGCCCCCGCAGAATATCCGGTCTATCCGTACAGCGGAGCCATTATAGCCAAAGATTTTAGTTATAGCTTCGACCATATCTGGGGAGTATGCGGCTCCGGATGGGGAAACGACAGCGGAACTATGAGCGTATCCACAGAACGGATGTCAGTACCCGATTCTTTAGAATTCACCTGGTATTCCGTTAAAGAAAACAAATTCTACACCGGAAAATGGAAACTCCCTCATGAAAGGATATATAACCTGTTTAAAGATGGTTTTATTGATGGGTTTTCGGGAAAGCATGAAACTTATAATAATATTATTATAGGACTTGCTCCTAAAGGCAGAGTAACGGTATGGTTGGGAGGAGGACAGCAGGTAGAAGTCACTAGTCTACAAGCCCATGACACCTTGCTTACACGTGAGCTAGTCTACGAAGACTTTAAATATGTTTTTGATGAAGATTTTTCAGAACGTAATATGGGATATATGTTGCCAGAGGTTAAAGAAAAGATAAAAAAATACGGTTATCCCAGTCCAGATATTTATGAAACTTACAAAAAAAAATATCTCTGGAGGCCAATATTAAACATCCCTGAATTAGATAAGTTGCGTTTTTTTGGGATAAGTTATTATAATGGAGAAATGGAGGATATTCTAAACGATATTTATTTTAAAAGAGAGTATAAAATCCGTGCTATCCCAAAAAATTTCGGTTTTTTCTGGTTTGATAAAAAAGGAGAAGAATTTTATGTAAAAATAAAAGAGTTTGAAGAAAAGGAGATTTTTCAGGCTTTTGCAAAATTAGGAAATTCTACTCCTATTGATTTTGTGGTGGAAATTAAAGATAAAAACTCAGTTCCCCGCCTATATTTTACCAATAAAAGAGATACTGTAGAGATAAAAAGTAGTAAACCAATATTTATACCAGCCTCTAAATAA
- a CDS encoding T6SS phospholipase effector Tle1-like catalytic domain-containing protein: MSANIQFGTYDPPPLAEDQISISVGLFFDGTLNNKDNTDERKKNSDFFKKKGQNKAEDTSYYNDWSNVARLWDKYKIDERLYIEGIGTTTKGSDSGPGFKYGKGDTGIRWKVRKGCENLAKEIANVAKTNKTNKITAVYLYVFGFSRGAAAARNFTYEIGKQSYLSIAKTADYVTEYTDADGEKVGMKQEKLPAMGHLGFKLKELNIDVKYIKVHFLGIFDTVSSYDPNSSNLDALPNFKNDVKELSLNTLHKATQVVHFTAENEHRENFGLTPTLVGISKEFPGVHSDIGGSYNTGTEIVDEIETDWIINPFRDLRKSSPELLKLKKQLIAEGWFLDDDKQLIIETEKANSYFKLKGTRYLDKTYSYIPLHFMAEHAIKWKTTINKIELQKKYSITNDSLLVRVKERLNKYVMGGGYPYTFNTNDSISQEQKDLRILRNKYLHWSADRDWFGMDPAKNRKRPIYY, translated from the coding sequence ATGTCAGCAAATATTCAATTCGGCACTTATGATCCGCCACCGCTAGCGGAAGATCAGATTTCCATTTCCGTAGGACTGTTTTTTGACGGAACCCTGAACAATAAGGACAATACTGATGAACGAAAAAAGAATTCTGATTTTTTTAAGAAAAAAGGACAGAATAAAGCAGAAGATACCAGCTACTATAACGACTGGTCTAACGTTGCTCGTTTATGGGATAAATACAAAATAGATGAACGGTTGTATATAGAAGGTATAGGTACCACAACTAAGGGTTCCGATTCCGGTCCTGGCTTTAAATATGGGAAAGGAGATACTGGAATCAGGTGGAAAGTACGTAAAGGCTGTGAAAATTTAGCTAAAGAAATAGCTAATGTAGCAAAAACAAATAAGACAAATAAAATTACTGCAGTATACCTGTATGTTTTCGGCTTTAGCCGAGGAGCGGCGGCTGCCCGTAACTTTACCTATGAAATAGGAAAACAATCCTATCTTTCAATAGCTAAAACAGCCGACTATGTTACGGAATATACAGATGCCGATGGGGAAAAAGTGGGAATGAAGCAGGAAAAGCTTCCAGCTATGGGACATTTGGGGTTTAAACTTAAAGAACTCAACATAGATGTAAAGTATATAAAGGTACATTTTCTTGGTATTTTTGATACTGTTTCGTCTTATGATCCTAATAGCAGCAATCTTGATGCTCTTCCTAACTTTAAAAATGATGTTAAGGAATTAAGCCTAAACACTCTGCATAAAGCTACCCAAGTAGTACATTTTACAGCAGAAAACGAACACCGGGAAAATTTTGGGTTAACCCCTACACTGGTAGGAATTTCCAAGGAATTTCCAGGAGTTCATTCTGATATAGGTGGCAGTTATAATACTGGAACCGAAATAGTAGATGAAATTGAAACCGACTGGATTATCAATCCATTCAGAGATTTAAGAAAATCATCTCCAGAATTACTTAAATTAAAAAAACAGTTAATAGCTGAGGGATGGTTCTTAGATGATGATAAACAATTAATTATAGAAACAGAAAAAGCAAATTCTTATTTTAAACTTAAAGGAACCAGGTATTTAGACAAAACATATAGTTATATACCCCTGCATTTCATGGCAGAACATGCTATTAAATGGAAAACAACCATAAATAAAATCGAATTACAAAAAAAATATTCTATAACCAATGATTCTCTGTTGGTAAGGGTTAAAGAAAGGTTAAATAAATATGTAATGGGAGGAGGTTATCCGTATACATTTAATACAAATGACAGCATTTCTCAAGAACAAAAAGATTTAAGAATATTACGGAATAAATATCTCCATTGGTCGGCAGACAGAGACTGGTTTGGTATGGATCCGGCAAAAAACAGGAAAAGGCCGATATACTATTAG